In Tachysurus fulvidraco isolate hzauxx_2018 chromosome 3, HZAU_PFXX_2.0, whole genome shotgun sequence, a single window of DNA contains:
- the LOC113644585 gene encoding mdm2-binding protein, producing the protein MDRYVLIVAINQEAKKEGCFSGIEAAKKLYNKLKDICRTNSTSRVSPFPACSLSGTPASPKWFFAIQATHGLTQFCSSEWDEVCVQHSDGEESVFSPMDSCTGALQEQEEQSQLSEITSHTELFEEAAESLHQLADKLPTPGRFLLDVILLCVGEVAMKDLLPVIGSLKHMQAWHSAQTTIVTEHSAGWRTAASYLSSRMCSLSDVESCIDASELWRGGLLIREKKFVSELLFEGFCLKRQVRGGWSHMFSSHHDPCCFTDHMVQPEVLHYYQPVLELIQLVRVADLPLILLSTTEFELALSSKSAKAKLLLDQLRALRGEVGALFSLSCVVSVEAFPPASQLSASKWRDFVGKCPKTFTAPDVKVKGEKGQYLLLVQGSETGGCRAQLIHSASQVNGAVRLSLAQEKVSSSSGTEIADWLHSLPRLCGDDLLQRERRLARVQHQVVQECARRREEAQKPAAVPLNDLRVLLRLAREQYLKMHNAMQPRVSSVPVEKENHISVTGDTKHTTHSEWPERSVLRNYENAQKVRHKNRSSLFSSGSSDCLMGPKDGQKSVSAPLDARELLKHFTADGLPSGELQPLTVLRGDNAFQLSPDVTPRKVTKLPFKQAASTHYHGIEFCLDERKALERDCRFARMQSRLIRFETQTTCCKEPCPVPLALSPMLAPTPSPSELGSMLDGEAAHGEPPRPKCRSREPDTHTHQQKRLSKSESSDSLGSQCSAGSGTHPAVRALQQHPGRSLSCSSSTRRTTVGAESFSEPPASQKTSQGQTESRSQKHNRMLKEVVAKTLKQYGITSEHKCFKACNQRLFDVSKLYLKDLKTSRGLHEEMRKAAGRNAKQVIDWVVEKAKK; encoded by the exons ATGGACAGATATGTTCTTATTGTAGCAATAAACCAGGAAGCAAAGAAAGAGGGCTGTTTCAGCG ggATTGAAGCTGCCAAAAAGTTGTATAACAAGCTAAAAGATATTTGCAGGACTAACAGTACGTCACGGGTTTCTCCTTTCCCAG CTTGCTCTCTCAGTGGAACTCCTGCCTCACCAAAATGGTTCTTTGCTATTCAAGCAACTCATGGCCTTACACAG TTCTGTAGTTCTGAGTgggatgaggtgtgtgtgcagcaCAGTGATGGTGAAGAGTCTGTGTTTTCTCCCATGGACAGCTGTACTGGTGCCCTGCAAGAGCAAGAGGAGCAGAGCCAGCTGTCTGAgatcacctcacacacaga GCTCTTTGAGGAAGCAGCTGAGTCTCTTCATCAGTTAGCAGACAAACTTCCTACTCCAG GAAGGTTCCTGCTGGATGTAATTCTGCTGTGCGTGGGCGAAGTAGCCATGAAGGACTTGTTGCCTGTGATCGGCTCCCTGAAGCACATGCAAGCGTGGCACTCTGCTCAAACGACCATCGTCACAGAGCACAGTGCAGG ATGGCGAACAGCAGCATCCTATCTGTCTAGTAgaatgtgttctctctctgatGTGGAAAGTTGCATCGATGCCAGTGAGCTTTGGAGAGGGGGACTGCTGATCCGAGAGAAGAAG TTTGTCTCTGAGCTCCTGTTTGAGGGTTTCTGTTTGAAGCGGCAGGTTCGAGGTGGCTGGAGCCACATGTTCTCCTCACACCACGACCCCTGCTGCTTTACTGACCACATGGTTCAGCCTGAG GTGTTGCACTATTATCAGCCAGTGCTGGAGCTGATCCAGTTGGTTAGAGTTGCAGATCTCCCACTGATTCTTCTTTCCACCACTGAGTTTGAGCT TGCACTGTCCAGCAAATCTGCCAAAGCCAAGCTCCTGCTAGACCAGCTCAGAGCTCTACGTGGAGAG GTTGGGGCTCTGTTCTCGCTTTCCTGTGTGGTGAGCGTTGAAGCCTTTCCTCCAGCCTCCCAGCTCAGTGCCTCCAAATGGAGGGATTTTGTGGGCAAGTGCCCAAAAACCTTCACTG CTCCTGATGTCAAGGTGAAAGGAGAGAAAGGCCAATATCTTCTTTTGGTTCAGGGGTCAGAGACTGGTGGCTGCAGGGCACAACTGATACACTCTGCCAGTCAGGTTAATGGTGCTGTCCGACTGAGCCTAGCACAAGAAAAGGTTTCGTCATCCTCGG GCACAGAGATTGCTGATTGGCTGCACTCTCTTCCCCGTCTCTGTGGAGATGACCTCttgcagagagagaggaggctgGCCAGAGTCCAGCACCAGGTCGTCCAGGAATGTGCCC GAAGAAGAGAGGAGGCACAGAAGCCTGCAGCTGTGCCACTAAATGACCTGAGAGTACTGCTGCGTTTGGCCAGAGAGCAATACCTAAAGATGCATAACGCCATGCAGCCCAGAGTATCAAGTGTGCCAGTGGAGAAGGAGAACCACATTTCTGTTACAGGAG aCACAAAGCACACTACTCACTCTGAATGGCCAGAGAGAAGTGTTTTGCGGAACTATGAAAATGCACAGAAGGTTCGCCACAAAAACAG GTCTAGCCTCTTCAGTAGTGGCTCTTCAGACTGTCTCATGGGCCCTAAAGATGGCCAGAAGAGTGTTTCTGCACCACTGGATGCACGAGAGCTGCTTAAGCACTTCACTGCTGATGGGTTACCAAGTGGAGAGCTACAACCTCTCACTGTCCTCAGAGG GGACAATGCGTTCCAGCTGTCTCCTGATGTCACTCCACGAAAAGTGACCAAGCTCCCGTTCAAGCAAGCGGCCAGCACCCACTACCATGGCATAGA GTTTTGTTTGGATGAGCGGAAGGCTCTGGAGAGAGACTGCAGATTTGCACGCATGCAGTCGCGGTTAATCCGCTTCGAGACCCAGACTACGTGCTGTAAGGAGCCGTGCCCCGTGCCGCTGGCTCTGAGCCCCATGCTCGCACCTACTCCATCACCCTCTGAACTTGGCAGCATGCTGGATGGAGAAGCTGCACACGGCGAACCACCTCGTCCCAAATGCCGCTCCCGtgaaccagacacacacacacatcagcaaaAAAG GTTGTCCAAGTCAGAGAGCAGTGACTCTCTGGGGTCTCAGTGCAGTGCAGGAAGTGGGACACACCCAGCCGTGAGAGCTCTGCAGCAGCATCCAGGCCGTTCTCTCTCCTGCTCCAGCTCAACCAGGCGCACCACTGTTGGAGCTGAAAGTTTCAGTGAGCCTCCAGCTAGCCAGAAGACTAGCCAGGGCCAAACCGAGTCACgctcacagaaacacaatcgg ATGCTGAAGGAGGTGGTTGCAAAGACACTGAAGCAGTATGGTATCACCAGTGAGCACAAGTGCTTCAAGGCCTGCAATCAAAGACTTTTTGATGTGTCAAAGCTCTATCTGAAG GACCTGAAAACATCTCGAGGTCTCCATGAGGAAATGAGAAAAGCAGCTGGTCGAAATGCTAAGCAG GTGATCGATTGGGTTGTGGAGAAAGCCAAAAAATGA